One Lepus europaeus isolate LE1 chromosome 7, mLepTim1.pri, whole genome shotgun sequence DNA segment encodes these proteins:
- the LOC133762915 gene encoding cytochrome c oxidase subunit 8A, mitochondrial, with protein MSVLTPLLLRGLTGPARRLLVPRAQIHAKPPREQLGTMDVAIGLTSCFLCFLLPAGWILSHLDNYKKRE; from the exons ATGTCCGTCCTGACGCCGCTGCTGCTGAGGGGCCTGACAGGCCCGGCCCGGCGGCTCCTCGTGCCGCGCGCGCAGATCCACGCCAAGCCTCCGCGGGAGCAGCTCGGGACCATG GATGTCGCCATTGGGCTCACCTCCTGCTTCCTGTGTTTCCTGCTGCCGGCGGGCTGGATCCTGTCGCACCTGGATAACTACAAGAAGCGGGAGTGA